TATTAATGATTTCTTGAGATATTGTCAAGTTTTTcttatttctgaaaaatcaaagGCTTTGGAagcttttaaaatttttaaggCAGAGGCGGAGAAGCAACTAGATAAGGTGATTAAGGTTGTTAGATCAGATAGGAGAAGCAACTAGATAAGGTGATTAAGGTTGTTAGATCAGATAGAGGTGGAGAGTTTTATGGTAGATATACAGAATCAGGACAAAAAATAAAGGTCCCTTTGCTCTTTATCTTGAAGAATGTGGAATTAAAGCACAATACACCACACCAGGTACCCCACAGTAGAATGGAGTTGCAGAAAGGAGGAATAGAACCTTGATAAACATGCTGAGGAGCATGATTTGCAAATTCAGTTTGCCTAGATATTTGTGGAGAGAAGCATTGAAAATAGCCAACTATATTTGCAACAGGATCCTAAGCAAATTAGTGGAAAACAAGACACCTTTTGAGTTATGGTTTAACAAGAAACCAAGTTTGCATCACTTCCATGTGTAGGGCTGCAGAGCTGAAGCAAGAATATACAATCCTCAACAACAGAAGCTAGACTCAAGAACCTCGAGTGTATTTTTCATTGGTTACCTAAATAAGTCTATGGGATATAGGTTTTACAGTCCTAATAGTGGTACAAGGATTCTGGAAACCAATAGAGCAGTTTTTATTGATGAGCTAGATGATTCAAAAATTGCAAGAGATAATGAGCTTGAACCAGAAAATATGGAAACAGAAAATACATTTGAATGTCTAGTTTACTGCAATGACGAAGGCATCAACACTGAGGCACTAAATCATAATGGTGATCAAGATATGCAAAACATCATACCTCTAGCAGAAGCAATGATCAACAACCATGACGCAGCTCTACAAGATGATGGCCACAATGATATTTTGCAACATCCAGAACCACTTATTGAGCCTCAGCAACCTAATAACATAGTTCAGCAACAAAAGCAAGTCGAACCGTAGCCACAACAACAACCACAAGCACCATTGAGAAGATCACAAAGGGAAAGAAGATAAGCAATACCAGACTATTATGAAACCTCATTCTTAACAGAAGCATACTTCGATTTAGGAGAATAAGAAGATCCAATGTCTTACTCTCAAGCAATTGAGTCTTCACATGCAGACAAATGGGTTGAGGCTATGCAATCAGAGTTAAAATCAATGGAAATTAACAATGTGTGGGATTTAGTCTACAAACCAGAAAGGTACAAGCCAGTAGGGTGTAAATGGGTGTTCAAAATTAAGAAAGATTCCAAGGGAAATATAGAAAGGTACAAGGCAAGattggttgccaaaggtttcACTCAAAAGGAGGGTATTGATTATACAGAAACTTTCTCACCTGTGTCTACAAAAGATGCTTTCAGAATTTTGATGGCTTTAGTGGCACACTTCGATCTTGAGCTTCATCAGATGGATGTCAAGACAACTTTTCTAAATGGAAATTTAGATGAAAACATATATATGATGCAACCTGAAGGCTTTACTGCAGAAGGACATAATGAAAAGGTATCACCATCAGCACTGCCATACCAGTTGCCGCCGAGAAGAGGAGTAGAAGGGAGAGCACCCTCGCCCTTCCGATGCCAAGGTACAAGACCACCATCAACTAAAGTTGATAGCCGTCGAGAGATCTCCCTTGCGAGAGTCGAGACGAGAAGGTGAGGGATTGCTCCTACGCCGCCATCATCAATGCAACCAGAAGGGAAGGGATGTCCGCCCATGCTGGTCGAAATTGCAGAGCCGTCATGAGTCACCACAGCAAGAAACCCTAGAATAACTCGGAGGAGAGAAAAAGAGGACATCTCACTTTTTTACGAAACATCaaaacttatttattttgttattttgttttccctcatccatatgcgttcaacatgtatatcctacatttttatgtcacatgatcttaatcataattttagttcttattaaatatatggATACTTTAATGAGTATATagtaaaattggaaaatgaatatagataaagaaaataataaagaatgaaaTCTAATATTATTAAATGGGTAATTATcataaatggtacctgaacttatcatctatcttatcgatggtacctgaacttcaattttgatcacaaccagtacctgaacttttcgattttatttcaaatggtacatatcactaacttccgttaatgttccGTTAAAAAATGACATGTGCCAAACATGTGACTCATTTTTCAAGGATAGATTTGTAAAATTTTTTGTAATATCACTTGTTTTCACTTACATTGCGGCAATATGGCCATAAAAAATGAGactatcaaaaggaaaaactttcaacttcaattaaaaatatatatgaatgacaggaaaaaaaattacgaaagttttgataagcttttggttttaaatattttatagtttgtcaaaaaaaaatgttttatagttttatttgaaatgttttgtctgtatctataaaacaattaatttttgttgagatattgtttttaaattttattttcataagaggGTAGAGATACATTTTTAATTGAACTTATATTTTTATAGacatattaattgatcaaaatatctattaaaaaaaattattttaatgggTATTTTAGTCAAACTACTCTTGAATACAGGTCATGTGTTTTGCACATGTTagtttttaacggaacattaacggaagttagtgataggtaccacttgaaatgaagtcgaaaagttcaggtactggttgtgatcaaaattaaagttcatgtaccatttgtgataataacccttattaaattggaaagtctagagaaaatcaGTATAATATTTCTTTGGTATAACTATTGTCCTTAGGAGTCATTTTATAGATGTATATTGTGAATACATAACTAGTGTTATGTATGTCATTTATGAATACATAACTAGTGTTATGTATGTCATTTATGAATACATAACACTCTCAATTGAGTAGATTTAGAGATCCCAACTATGTTCAAATTATTTAATGTTAGTCTataatttgttttaatttctcaCCTTTCATGTCCGATATATTGTAATATATCAGAACATGGAGAAGGAGGATTTAGCTATCGGAGGAACTAGGCCGGGTAACATCTTCCAGTGGAAACAAGCTTGGATTTCatttaaagtttcaaaatttcAACACAATACATGTTATAACGTTGATTCGACCGTGTTATCATTACAGCATTGCTATAAGTAATGAAAAAATTTAGGATTTATCCGTGGTACCTTGAGAAGTACATGTACATACGTTGtgaaatttctgaaaaatcctcTGCTCGGTCCTGAGTCATTATGATTATAAATGTATGAATCTAGCTTCTCCGTAGGATTAGTTGCAAACTTTATatggaaagtttttcctttACTGAAATTGTGTAAGGTTTAGCTGGTTAGTTAAAAAGAACACAATTCATATGTTGTTCTACTCTCGGGAGTCAGTtggtaattaactaattaacttgGTTTCAATGTCACGGAAAAATGATGGATGTGACACCAGTGCCGACACTACTGACAACAATCTGATGCATGTGCCCATGGTGGAGTTATTAACTAGCTAATAGGAAGTACAATTAGCGTGAACTAGTTGCATGTGGATTCAAGAGTGTTGGGTTAATATTCTTTACCATATGTTCCAATATGTAATGCATGCCTCATCTGCTTGAGACCTTCTAAGTTGACAAGAAAATACCCGCTCAAAATCAGCCATTTCCATAGAGAATGACTGGATAGCAGAATTCAATCTTCTCGTGCGTATTTGAACCTTTCAAACATACAAAAAGGATATTTTTTAACAATTTCTAAAATGTggggaaaaaaaatcaacttgaatggtcatttatccaaatttgctGTTACAAACAAGGTTGTTTGGACAGTCAGATTTAAAAACCAAATCCTCACAGATGAAGATTAAGTTAGAAGGAACAGACATACACTGCATTGATAAATGGTCTTACAAAAGGAAAAATTACAGGCCCAGTATCAGCCCACAAGAATTCATTTCCATTTCACAAGGAAACATGAGTAGGAACCTGTGATTCTCCTCTGCCGCACCACAAGACCTGCAAATGGATCAAAACAATGGCATATCAATGATACTGCCATAGTAAATCGTCACCTGAATTAGAACTTTTCAAAGCCATAGATTGAGTGCATAAACAAGCTTCTGTGAACCCTAGTTACTAGCACCTTGAATGCAGACTGCTCAAAATGTAAATCTAGCTTATTTACCTTGATTAAAATGGGGTGGGGCCATCGATCAAACTTCAACCCTAGTGAAACAACGTACAAACCAAATGCAACAAAAGCAATAAACCCAATGATCTTTCCATATTTCTTTCCAAACTCATAACAGACAGCGCAGTAGAGCTATAAGGCCAACCATGTCTGCTATTAACAAGTGTAATACTTGGTTTGATGTAGCACTCACTCTAACATTAATACTTAAGAGAGAGGAGGAATTACCAATGGTTGGAGTGAGTTAGAACACAAAGCTACCAATCAAGTCGACGGATCGGAGGCCGGCGGAATGGCATTTGTATTCAAAGGTGCGAGTGGCCAGGAGCTTTCCCCGTACATATCTTGATTTTGTCACTTCATATTCAATTACTAACACAAGAACACGCACCATCCGGAGAGAAGGTGTATCACCTCTTGCCATTGTACCCATGTTCCCGCACACAACAAAGCCAACTTTTTGATTTCCTAGATCGACAAAGCTGTATGACTTTGAATGTAAAGGACAAAGGTCACCAAAGAAGGTATAGAACCAGCTAAAAAACAACAGAGGAGAATCCTGAGAGTTGTATATACTACCATCATCATTCACAACTAATCGGGAGACATACATCTTGTGATATTCACGAACGGAAAACATGACCTTATCATGTGTACCATCGTTCAAGTCCAAGACCAAAGCCGCCCTGCTGATGAAGGGAAAGGGCTTACCATCGAACAAGGAAGTCATCTCTCTccatttcttttccttctcaTTCACATCAAAACACATAATGGGAAAGTTAGGGATTGATTCATTGTTGTGCCTGCTCGAGATCAAGATCTTGGTACCAACAATAGCATAAGACAATTCACTACCAGGCAAACGGCCGCTGTTGTTTTCGTTCTGATCTAGTTCCGGTAGGTAAAATGGAGGATCCGGCAAAGCCTCACATTCACCAGAACTGCTATAGTATACCTCGAAAGTGGGACGATCAAGAGAAAAACCTAGGGGCCTACCTGTGAGACAATAGAGATTTCCGTTCACCTCAAAAAGCAAGGGGTCTGGTTTCCCCTTCAGGAAACTCCAATCATGCTTTTTCCAAAACATAGACTTGGGTTCAAAACTATAGACATCTCCACTTGGCAGAAATAGTCTTTTCATAAATCGTCTTTCCCGAAGTGGTAGTGGAGCTATGCCACCAGAGAAGAAGATTTGGGAGCCGGAGGCACAGCAACCCATACGCGCAGGAATTATCACCTCCACCCTACCGCAGCTGAAAGGATTTTCCTCGCTGGCGAAGAGCCAAGCCCGCTGGCGCAACCGAGATTCCGGTTTGACTTTGGAGGTGCAATAGCTGCACTTGGTTATTTCTTCAGTATCGCTGCTAAACTCACAGGAGCATGCAAGTAACTCGGACAAATTTATGGTGCGGAGAACATAACAACAATTGATCAGGGAATTGTGCTCATCGAAACATAAATACAGCGTCTTCTCCTGTGGGTAGAGACCATGCTGCTGGTAATTTACATATCCCGCCTGCAGGTTAGGAACTTGGGTGAGCTGCCCAAGTGGACGCACATCACTGCCAACAGTCCACTGTGTCTGATGTTGCTGATAAGGCAGCTGATAAGCACAAGGCTGCGGGTATAGACCATGCTGATGTAAATTACCAGATCCAGCCTGTCCTCCATGATACAGGTTAAGGTCATGTGGACGCATCAAGTTGTTCTGCATAAACATAAAACCAGCACCATTACCACCATTCCATAGATCCACATCTGCACGCTTCAAACGCTTGTAACTATCCATAGAGCCAGCATTCTGTACTAGCTGGTTCTGTAGCAATCAAGACAATAAAAAGAAATGTTAACATGAATAATAGCAGGGTCAAAAAAGATAAGGCTGTCGTTAGAAGAAACAACCCACTTCTGTGTTATTTGGAATAGCCTCGCCTGAATCTCCAAGAGTATTTGGGTAGGCAGCTGCACATGACGAACACATAAGCACCGGTCTGTGCAGTTTTAAGATTTATGCACATATTCacaaacacacatgcacacacTAAAACTCTCCgcataatttaaaaaataggATCACTCTACATCATGGTTCTCAAACAATCGAATTGTCATATCAACACAAATCACCTACACTTTTGCATGCAACACTaaatgtgcgtgtgtgtgtgtatatatatatatatatatatatacccccaaCCGAGTAGCTTTCTAAATGGCAAGCAAATAGTCATATCAACACATCTCTCCTAAATTTTTGCATGCAACACAATTAACTGCTATTTATGCATGTCTGACtgtctgtgtgtgtgtagacAACATGACACATACACACATATTCAAGGTTTCATATATGCTTTACTTATATTTCCCCTAATTGAGCAACTTTCATGTTGGCAACCAGAAAAGAAACACAGCTATGAAGGGGTCACTTTGCCATAGCTCTAGATTTTTCAACTGTACGTTGGAGAGGAACAATCCTAGAAAAGCATAGAATTGGAGCTTTCCAAGACTCCAACATTATATAGACAGCCAAACGCAGTAACAAGATTAACTTGGGCTAAACAGGCATCTTATAACCATTAAGCTGCGACATATGGCTTCCAAACCTAATCTGACCTTCACAACTTTTCTACTCCCATTCGAAAAAAGGAACTATAATTGAAAAAACATTGAGGGATTAATTCTATTTTTGGTCCAGGAATGTATGTCTGATACGTTAATAATTTGAAATCAAACATACAAGAAACATTAATAAAGTAGGTCAACATAATAGCATTAGAAAATCTACAGAAAAGAGAGGCCATAAAAAATGCACCTGTTTACGATAAAACAATTTCAAGTTAAATGCAGCAAATTAAATAATTACACAACATCCAATAGAAGTTGCGCAGAGTATTTTGAAAATATGTTACCAAGTTCAAAATTCCTGGCTACTTCATCGTAACGTAAACTATAGTGCAAAGGATGCAAAGGAAGGGGCATGATAGGGTACAacataaataatttaaaaaaaattaagaagggAACTTGGTTCTCCAAGATTAATAAATTATCACATAGTATTGACTAGAATATATACCTTGAGATAAGTTGTATAGTTTAGGTGTTACTAAAGATGATTATGAAGTATTAACTAGAAGTTCAGAATAGATACCTTGCGAATATTGCTGAGCACTACCAGATGGCTTTTCAGTAACAACAGGTATGCAGTCCTTGTACAACTCGATCACTGTCTTGGCATCCAACATACCACCGTGCTCAGCATAACCAAAGAAAGACCATTGCTGGTAAACAGGATCCCAGCGCCACCTTGTACCGTAACCATCAGTGTCCCAGCTCAGGTAAAATCTCCGATTATTGTGGTTGGGCATGAGCTCACCATTGTAGGAGCTCAAGACAAACTCAGCCACACTGTGAGAAGCAAACTCGACAAAACCATGATTTTCCTGCCATCCGGTTTGCACTTTCCGCAAAACTGTTGCAGCCAAAACCTACCATCACCCGGAAAGAACAAGCATGAATACAACAGAATAATGGGAGACATATAAACAAACTTTGGCAACTCTTAACTCTTGAAGCAACTAAAATAACATCAACTCTTGTACCAAGCGAAGAAATTAATCTAACTTTCGGGTtatcaaagaaaacaaaaaagtagtTGCAATAGTCAAATTATCCCTTTTAAATTCAAGTGCATAATAAACTCCAAGGAtgaatttcagaaatttttgcCCGTATCCTAAACTGAAAAGCAAAATAGACGAATTCAATCCCTAAACGAACAGAGATACCTCTGCGCAGTCACTGAAGCAGTTGTAGAGATACATCTCACCCATCCTCGGAATCAAGCCGTCGACCCGTAAGGAGCGAATCTCATCCGCTGCCGGCGTCGACTCCTGAGGTTGCTGCATAGCTCAAGGCGATTGGAAGATCTCCGATTAGGGttttccgtttttttttttttttttttcttttaggaaaaGTCTATTGTGCGCCGACCGTAGCAGCAAGCCATTTCACATTAAGGTCCAATTTGGGATTGCTTTGCTGTGAGAATAAACATTTTTACTTTTGCTGTAAGATGAAGCACTTTTGAAATTGATGTGAGAAGAAGCAGTTGAGTGTTTGGTAACTGTTTtcaaaagtgctgtgagaacgaAAAACAATTtttaggtgtttggtaagttgcaagtAAAAAATGTTGTAGCTGGGTGTAATTATCAAAATGGCCATAAATGCTaaatatgctactaaaatacataatttgtTTTATGATTATGTATCTGTACCAAATTAAACACTAGTTCAAATTATCAATACATCACTTTTATTTCAATATGTATATTAATTATAGAAATTGTATAAGCAATTTTAGGTTTCTTGTAATATCGGGGAAATTTTAGCTTTTGTGGTTGAGCCCATGAAAATTTAAGGATTTAAGATATAATTATTCGAGACATAAATTTGTGCTTCGATAATTATTAAGAGTGCTCGGGagtaatttcaaaaattttaagtaAATGAAATCTTCAATTTGGTAAATCGATAATAAAGTACACATTATGATGAGTCCGTGGTACTTTTCGTGAAATTTTCGGACCTCAGAGCTATTTATTTCATATTTCGAAAGTTTGGAAATAAGGAAATTCAttttaaacaaagaaaattggcGGTGCGATTTGGGCCGTAGATTTCAATCACCATTTAATCTGGTCCGTCACTTTCAAGTGTATAATGGCCGAGATCAGATCAACGATCCATAAACCTCCAGAaaatttttgaacttgagacCGGTCTCGAGTATCCCCGATAGGACCCGATCCTCACTTccaattccggccatctccaaGCGTTGGAATACCGTTGTTCAGACCGCATCGTCGTTGCGACCAACCCTGTGGCTTGGGTTTTCACCAACGAGCTCCGATGAAGGCAATTCGAAACCAAGAAGCTCCAGCGTTTTCCGACAACTCCAGCGATCATCGGCAATGCATGAGGTACGAAAGTGGATCTCCTCTTCACGCTCTACCTATTGATATACTTGATTTCGACTATAGTTGAGTTTATGATGATTAACATTTTGGGTAGAATTCGGCCACTGCCGAGGCCACTATGCAGGGTGGCGGCTTGGTTTGCTTGGTCTGGTTTCGACCTTAATGTATCGCTATTGATATTTATCGTTGGTTAATTTCCAATGTTCGTGAAGATTAGTGAAGAGCCAAGAATTTTGGGTCGTCTCTGTTCAAG
This portion of the Rosa chinensis cultivar Old Blush chromosome 1, RchiOBHm-V2, whole genome shotgun sequence genome encodes:
- the LOC112190001 gene encoding uncharacterized protein LOC112190001, with protein sequence MQQPQESTPAADEIRSLRVDGLIPRMGEMYLYNCFSDCAEVLAATVLRKVQTGWQENHGFVEFASHSVAEFVLSSYNGELMPNHNNRRFYLSWDTDGYGTRWRWDPVYQQWSFFGYAEHGGMLDAKTVIELYKDCIPVVTEKPSGSAQQYSQAAYPNTLGDSGEAIPNNTENQLVQNAGSMDSYKRLKRADVDLWNGGNGAGFMFMQNNLMRPHDLNLYHGGQAGSGNLHQHGLYPQPCAYQLPYQQHQTQWTVGSDVRPLGQLTQVPNLQAGYVNYQQHGLYPQEKTLYLCFDEHNSLINCCYVLRTINLSELLACSCEFSSDTEEITKCSYCTSKVKPESRLRQRAWLFASEENPFSCGRVEVIIPARMGCCASGSQIFFSGGIAPLPLRERRFMKRLFLPSGDVYSFEPKSMFWKKHDWSFLKGKPDPLLFEVNGNLYCLTGRPLGFSLDRPTFEVYYSSSGECEALPDPPFYLPELDQNENNSGRLPGSELSYAIVGTKILISSRHNNESIPNFPIMCFDVNEKEKKWREMTSLFDGKPFPFISRAALVLDLNDGTHDKVMFSVREYHKMYVSRLVVNDDGSIYNSQDSPLLFFSWFYTFFGDLCPLHSKSYSFVDLGNQKVGFVVCGNMGTMARGDTPSLRMVRVLVLVIEYEVTKSRYVRGKLLATRTFEYKCHSAGLRSVDLIGSFVF